The region CGTCGTCGCCAACGGAGGAATCTATCAGTGGCACGATGGCCGTAAGAACTGGGACACGATGACAGCTGTCTTCGACTACGGCCCGGAAAGTGAGCCGACGAAAGGTTTCCAGGTTTTGTATTCCTCTCGTCAGACCAATTCGGCGGGCGGTGTAAAGGAGATCTACTACTCCAATGGCGGCTCGCTTGACATGGACAAGCAGATCGTCAACTCGACCGGGGGCCTGACGGCGAAGGCTGCGGCCGAGATGGGAATGAAGGCGAACCAGCTGCCGACGTTCGCACTCAGCGAGCATGCTGAGGCTGCTTCGACTGCGGCCGACACGGGTGCCGATCCGATGACCTCAGCCAACATGCTGAACTGGATGCAGTGTGTGCGCTCGCGCAAGCAGCCGAATGCCAACGTCGATGCCGGCTATAGCCACTCGGTCGCGCTGTGCATGACGATTGCCGCCATCCAGACCGGCCAGCGCGTAACCTTCAACTCCAAGACCCAGCAGATCCTCGCAGGAGGAAAGGTCTATGCATAAAACGCTGCTGGGATGCGCCATGCTGATTGGGACTCTGCAAGTGGCAGGCGCTGCAACCAACAACGTCAAGGTGGTCGCTGACGAGGCGCATCAACGCGTCGATGTGACGATCGATGGCAAGCCCTTTACGTCCTATGTGTGGCCATCGACGTTGAAGAAGCCCGTTCTCTTTCCCCTGGTTGCTGCAGATGGCGTTACTGTGACCCGCGGATATCCACTCGCTCCACGTGATATGGAGCGGGTGGACCACCCGCATCACGCCGGCCTGTGGTTCAACTATGGCAATGCGAACGGCTTTGACTTCTGGAACAACTCCGACGCCATCAAGCCGGAGCAGCGGCCAAAGATGGGAACGATTCATCACGAGAAGGTCGTGTCCGTTCGCAGCGGGGCCAAAGGCGAGCTGGTCGTCGACTCCGTCTGGGAGACGGGCGCGGGACAGAAGATCCTGAACCAGAAGACGAAGTATGTCTTCTCACAGAAGGGCGACACCCGCACGATCGATATGACCGTGACGCTCACCGCGCTCGACAAGGTCATCTTCCACGACGACAAGGAGGGCGTTCTGGGCATTCGCGTGGCTCACTTCCTCGAGTCACCGACGGAGAAGGGCGGAACCTTTGCCGATGCCGACGGACGGCAGACCAAGGTGGAAGGCAACAGTGCCGGAGCCACCGGGGTCTATCGTACGAGTGAAGGTGTGGAAGGCGACGTCGTGTGGTCCACGCGAGGACGCTGGTGCGAGCTGACTGGGCATACTCATGACGGTCATACGGAGACGATTGCAATCTTCGATCACAAGGGGAATCCCGGATATCCGACCTACTGGCACGCACGTGGATATGGCCTGTTCGCAGCCAATCCACTGGGGCGCAGGATCTTCGATCCCAAGCAGCCGCAGTTCGACTACACCCTCGACAAGGGGAAGTCGACGACGTTCCAGTATCAGGTCAGCATCTCGTCCCATGCAGCCTCACCGTCCGAGATGAATCAGGCTGCGGATGCCTTTGATGCAATGAAGTAGCAATATCAAACCAGCAGAAAGGCCGCCCGTTGAGATGAGGGCGGCCTTTCTGTTTTTGCTTTTGGACTAGTTCTTCTTTTTCTTCGCAGGTTTCTTTGCGGCCTTGCCACCTTCGCTTTTTGAGGCAGTCTGCGTCTCCACAGAATTCTGCTCGATATCCCTGTCGCCTATCATGTGAAGCCTCATGAAATTGGTCGCTCCTGATCGAGTACGGGTGCCGGCGAC is a window of Edaphobacter sp. 12200R-103 DNA encoding:
- a CDS encoding PmoA family protein, with amino-acid sequence MHKTLLGCAMLIGTLQVAGAATNNVKVVADEAHQRVDVTIDGKPFTSYVWPSTLKKPVLFPLVAADGVTVTRGYPLAPRDMERVDHPHHAGLWFNYGNANGFDFWNNSDAIKPEQRPKMGTIHHEKVVSVRSGAKGELVVDSVWETGAGQKILNQKTKYVFSQKGDTRTIDMTVTLTALDKVIFHDDKEGVLGIRVAHFLESPTEKGGTFADADGRQTKVEGNSAGATGVYRTSEGVEGDVVWSTRGRWCELTGHTHDGHTETIAIFDHKGNPGYPTYWHARGYGLFAANPLGRRIFDPKQPQFDYTLDKGKSTTFQYQVSISSHAASPSEMNQAADAFDAMK